The Desulfovibrio sp. genome includes a region encoding these proteins:
- a CDS encoding acetate kinase, whose amino-acid sequence MKILVINAGSSSCKYQLLEMDTRSVLCSGLAERIGQEGGRLTHKIAPDTDKEEKLVREAFFPTHVEAMELVIALLTDADKGVIKDKSEIYAIGHRVLHGGEAVSDPVLVNERVKQIVEECAVLGPLHNPANLMGIEVAEKLFPGVPNVAVFDTEFGMGMPKEAFMYALPYELYEELRIRRYGFHGTSHKYIANATAEFLGKPLSELRSITMHLGNGSSMSCVKNGKCFDTSMGLTPLEGLVMGTRCGTIDPAIVPFVMEKKGLSPSEADTLMNKKSGLLGLCGYTDMRDVHAQVDKGNERAELALKLLVRSIKKTLGSYFFLLEGNVDALVFTAGIGENDDIVRAMVCEGLEAFGIKLNKEENSTRKPGARIITTPDSKIPVIIIPTNEELQIALATVEVLKK is encoded by the coding sequence ATGAAAATTCTGGTGATTAACGCGGGTTCCTCGTCCTGCAAATATCAGTTGCTGGAAATGGACACGCGCAGCGTGCTCTGCTCCGGTCTTGCCGAGCGCATCGGTCAGGAAGGCGGACGCCTCACCCACAAAATCGCCCCCGATACGGACAAGGAAGAAAAGCTTGTTCGCGAGGCCTTCTTCCCCACCCATGTGGAAGCCATGGAACTGGTCATCGCTCTACTGACCGACGCCGACAAGGGCGTTATCAAGGACAAGAGCGAGATCTACGCCATCGGCCACCGCGTGCTGCACGGCGGCGAAGCCGTGAGCGATCCCGTGCTGGTGAACGAACGTGTGAAGCAGATTGTGGAAGAATGCGCCGTGCTTGGCCCCTTGCACAACCCCGCCAACCTCATGGGCATTGAAGTGGCTGAAAAGCTCTTCCCCGGCGTTCCCAACGTGGCTGTGTTCGATACCGAATTCGGCATGGGCATGCCCAAGGAAGCCTTCATGTACGCTCTGCCCTATGAGCTGTACGAAGAACTGCGCATCCGCCGCTACGGCTTCCACGGCACCTCGCACAAGTACATTGCCAACGCCACTGCCGAGTTCCTTGGCAAGCCCCTTTCCGAGCTGCGCTCCATAACCATGCACCTCGGCAACGGCTCTTCCATGAGCTGCGTGAAAAACGGCAAGTGCTTTGACACCAGCATGGGCCTCACCCCGCTGGAAGGCCTTGTGATGGGCACCCGCTGCGGCACCATTGACCCGGCCATCGTGCCCTTTGTCATGGAAAAGAAGGGGCTCAGCCCCTCCGAAGCCGACACCCTGATGAACAAGAAGTCCGGCCTGCTTGGCCTGTGCGGCTACACCGACATGCGCGATGTGCATGCTCAGGTGGACAAGGGCAACGAGCGCGCCGAACTGGCCCTCAAGCTGCTCGTGCGCAGCATCAAAAAGACCCTTGGTTCCTACTTCTTCCTGCTTGAAGGCAACGTGGACGCCCTGGTGTTCACCGCCGGCATCGGCGAAAACGATGACATCGTCCGCGCCATGGTCTGCGAAGGCCTTGAAGCCTTCGGCATCAAGCTGAACAAGGAAGAAAACAGCACCCGCAAGCCCGGCGCGCGTATCATCACCACGCCGGACAGCAAGATCCCCGTGATCATCATCCCCACCAACGAAGAGCTCCAGATCGCCCTTGCCACGGTGGAAGTGCTGAAAAAGTAA